GATTATACCGGGAATCTGGTACTCGATTTTGTAAACTATAAACTGGATGACAAGCCTAATTACAGCGTGGAGGAATGCAAGGAACGCGATACCACCTACGCTTCGGCTCTTCGGGTAACGGCCCGCCTGCTGAATAAGGAAACCGGTGAGATCAAGGAATCTGAGGTTTTCATGGGCGACTTCCCGCTGATGACAGACAGCGGTACATTTGTGATTAATGGCGCGGAACGCGTAATCGTATCTCAGCTTGTGCGTTCCCCCGGCGTTTACTATAAAATGGAATACGATAAAACCGGTAAGGAGCTGTTCAGCTCTACGGTAATTCCGAACCGCGGTGCCTGGCTGGAATATGAGAACGACGCGAACGACGTGTTCTATGTGCGCATTGATAAGAACCGTAAAATACCGATCACGGTGTTTATTCGTGCGCTTGGCCTCTCTACCGACGAAGAAATCCGCGAGTACTTCGGCGAAGATGACCGCATTCTGGCCACGATTGAGAAAGACCCCTGTAAAAACACCGAAGAGGCTCTGTTTGAGGTGTACCGCAAGCTGCGCCCGAGCGAGCCGCCCACGATTGAAAGCGCGCAGACGCACATCAACGGGCTGTTCTTCGACGCCAGACGATACGATCTTTCCCGCGTGGGCCGCTATAAATATAATAAGAAGCTGAATTTGGCCGGCAGAATTACCGACCAGCAGCTGTCGCGCCCGATTGTGAACCCGTTGACCGGCGAACTGATGGCCGAGGCCGGCGAGGTGCTCACTCACCAGAGGGCCATGGAGATTGACAATGCGGGTGTATCCACTGCCTATGTGCAGCAGGGCGAGCGTGAGATCAAGGTGATTTCAAACGGCATGGTCAACGTGAACGATTTTGTTTCGTTCGACGCGAAGAAGGAATGCGGTATCAATGAGCGCGTCCGTTTCAGCGTTTTGGTCGAAATCCTGGAAAGCTGCGAGGGTGAGGAAGAGCTGAAAGAGACTCTGCGCGCCCGTACTGACGAGCTGGTACCCAAGCACATTATTATTGACGATATTTTCTCGTCGATTAACTATATGAACTGCCTGGCGATGGGCCTCGGCCATATTGACGACATTGACCATTTGGGCAACCGCCGTATCCGTTCTGTTGGTGAACTGCTGCAGAACCAGTTCCGCATCGGTTTCTCCCGTCTGGAACGCGTCATCCGCGAGAGAATGACGCTGCAGGCGCAGGATCTTGAGATCCTGACTCCTCATTCGCTCATTAACATCCGTCCTGTTGTGGCGGCGATCAAGGAATTCTTCGGTTCCTCTCCGCTGTCGCAGTTCATGGATCAGAATAATCCGCTGGCAGAGCTGACGCATAAGCGCCGCCTGTCCTCCCTCGGCCCCGGCGGCTTGTCTCGTGACCGCGCCGGATTCGAGGTGCGAGATGTTCACTACAGCCACTACGGCCGCATGTGCCCAATTGAAACGCCTGAAGGCCCGAACATCGGTCTGATTTCGTACCTTGCAACGTTCGCGCGCATCAACGAGTACGGCTTTATTGAAGCTCCATTCCGCCTTGTGGATAAAAGCACTAATTGCGTCACCTCCGATGTGGTGTACATGACCGCGGACGTAGAGGATGATTATATTGTGGCGCAGGCAAACGAGCCTTTGGATGATGAGGGACACTTTATCCATCCGAAGATCAACGGCCGTTACCGCGATGAGTTTGTGCAGGTGGAAAGCGCCCGTGCCGACTTTATGGACGTTTCGCCCCGCATGGTCGTTTCTGTTGCTACCGCGATGATTCCGTTCCTTGAGAACGATGACGCCAACCGTGCCTTGATGGGCTCCAACATGCAGCGGCAGGCGGTTCCGCTGCTGACAACCGAAAGCCCCATCGTGGGTACCGGTATGGAATACAAGGCGGGCGTAGACTCCGGCGTTTGTGTGCTGGCAAGGCGTGCGGGCGTGATACGAAGTGTCAGCGCCGATGAAATCCGCATCACCGCGGAAAACGGCGAGGTAGACACCTACCGCGTGACGAAGTTTATGCGTTCCAACCAGGGCACCTGCATCAATCAGGTTCCGGTGGTGGATCGCGGTCAGCAGGTGGAAGCCGGCGAAGTCATCGCCGACGGCCCCGCAACCAGCAACGGTGAAATCAGCCTTGGTAAAAATGCTCTCATCGGCTTTATGACCTGGGAAGGCTACAACTATGAGGATGCCGTTCTCATCAACGAGAAAATCGTCCGTGAAGACGTTTATACCTCGATTCATATTGAAGAATACGAGATTGAGGCCCGTGACACGAAGCTCGGGCCGGAGGAGATCACCCG
Above is a window of Faecalispora anaeroviscerum DNA encoding:
- the rpoB gene encoding DNA-directed RNA polymerase subunit beta, encoding MVNVKPVQLGKNTRMSFSRIDEVLDMPNLIEVQKNSYQWFLEEGLKEVFRDVSGITDYTGNLVLDFVNYKLDDKPNYSVEECKERDTTYASALRVTARLLNKETGEIKESEVFMGDFPLMTDSGTFVINGAERVIVSQLVRSPGVYYKMEYDKTGKELFSSTVIPNRGAWLEYENDANDVFYVRIDKNRKIPITVFIRALGLSTDEEIREYFGEDDRILATIEKDPCKNTEEALFEVYRKLRPSEPPTIESAQTHINGLFFDARRYDLSRVGRYKYNKKLNLAGRITDQQLSRPIVNPLTGELMAEAGEVLTHQRAMEIDNAGVSTAYVQQGEREIKVISNGMVNVNDFVSFDAKKECGINERVRFSVLVEILESCEGEEELKETLRARTDELVPKHIIIDDIFSSINYMNCLAMGLGHIDDIDHLGNRRIRSVGELLQNQFRIGFSRLERVIRERMTLQAQDLEILTPHSLINIRPVVAAIKEFFGSSPLSQFMDQNNPLAELTHKRRLSSLGPGGLSRDRAGFEVRDVHYSHYGRMCPIETPEGPNIGLISYLATFARINEYGFIEAPFRLVDKSTNCVTSDVVYMTADVEDDYIVAQANEPLDDEGHFIHPKINGRYRDEFVQVESARADFMDVSPRMVVSVATAMIPFLENDDANRALMGSNMQRQAVPLLTTESPIVGTGMEYKAGVDSGVCVLARRAGVIRSVSADEIRITAENGEVDTYRVTKFMRSNQGTCINQVPVVDRGQQVEAGEVIADGPATSNGEISLGKNALIGFMTWEGYNYEDAVLINEKIVREDVYTSIHIEEYEIEARDTKLGPEEITRDIPNVNEDLLSDLNENGIIRVGAEVRAGDILVGKVTPKGETELTAEERLLRAIFGEKAREVRDTSLRVPHGEYGIVVDVKVFTRENSHDELSPGVNKVVRCYIAQKRKISVGDKMAGRHGNKGVVSRILPEEDMPFLPDGRPLDIVLNPLGVPSRMNIGQVLEVHLGRAAKALGWKIMTPVFDGAHEDDIRACLNAAGMREDGKVELRDGRTGELFDNPVTVGYMYYLKLHHLVDDKIHARSTGPYSLVTQQPLGGKAQFGGQRFGEMEVWALEAYGAAYTLQEILTVKSDDVIGRVKTYEAIVKGQNIPKPGVPESFKVLIKELQSLALDVKVLDANNEEVDLQVNYDDDVGFTPSSDTFDEPTVATQDNFDGYTVEDPDLDDSYEEEPDLFSEEDNEEEDSFDSDSDSKDIE